From the genome of bacterium, one region includes:
- the rny gene encoding ribonuclease Y, with translation MLEGNIYLIVALAAGSGIVAFLIGWFLSRAITRERLQASQQEAERILADAQKEADTLYKERMLELGAEQLKLRTALENEMREAKDELSRQERSYKDRDAHLRNQRDDVEKKRKEVDRLLGQNTQKEKKLAEQEIELEDTLKRAQAELERAAGLSKDDALEQLKESLLAEAQNATSELVKNMRDEAKATANREAREVIVSAIQRSAADHSVESTVTAVHIPNDEIKGRIIGREGRNIRAFEQATGVDIIVDDTPETVVVSGFDPYRREIARLALEQMMSDGRIHPQRIEELVKKIEKEMEEKLMQIGDAACLEAGVTGLHRELIKLVGRLKYRTSYGQNILHHSVEVAHLSALMCAQLGFDAKMGRRAGLLHDIGKAIDRYTEGTHVEIGVELAKKYREPKIVINTIAAHHNDTEFISPIGVLVQAADAISGARPGARRETLELYVKRLEQLEQIASGFKGVQKSFAIQAGREIRIIVEPQKVSDSMAEMLASDIARKVEAELEYPGQIKVTVLREFVATGVAK, from the coding sequence ATGCTTGAAGGTAACATCTATCTTATCGTTGCGCTTGCCGCTGGCTCCGGCATCGTAGCGTTTTTGATTGGTTGGTTTTTGAGCCGGGCGATAACGCGTGAGCGTTTGCAGGCATCGCAGCAGGAAGCTGAACGCATTCTGGCTGATGCTCAGAAGGAAGCGGACACTCTGTACAAGGAACGGATGCTCGAACTGGGCGCCGAGCAGTTGAAACTGCGGACGGCGCTGGAGAACGAGATGCGGGAGGCCAAGGACGAACTTTCGCGTCAGGAGAGGTCATACAAGGATCGCGACGCGCACTTGCGGAATCAGCGCGACGACGTTGAGAAGAAGCGCAAGGAAGTGGATCGTCTGCTGGGGCAGAATACGCAAAAAGAAAAGAAGCTCGCCGAGCAGGAAATCGAGCTTGAGGATACACTGAAACGGGCGCAGGCGGAGCTTGAGCGGGCGGCGGGATTGTCAAAGGACGACGCGCTGGAGCAGTTAAAAGAGTCGCTTTTGGCGGAGGCGCAGAACGCGACTTCCGAGCTCGTCAAGAACATGCGCGACGAAGCGAAAGCCACGGCCAATCGCGAAGCGCGCGAAGTTATCGTGTCGGCGATTCAGCGTTCGGCGGCCGATCACAGCGTGGAAAGCACAGTGACCGCCGTGCACATCCCGAACGACGAGATCAAGGGCCGAATCATCGGGCGTGAGGGTCGCAACATCCGGGCGTTTGAACAGGCGACGGGTGTGGATATTATCGTTGATGACACGCCGGAAACGGTGGTCGTCTCGGGCTTCGATCCGTATCGCCGGGAGATTGCGCGGCTGGCACTCGAACAGATGATGTCGGATGGCCGCATTCATCCGCAGCGCATCGAGGAGCTGGTCAAGAAGATAGAGAAGGAGATGGAGGAGAAGCTGATGCAGATCGGCGACGCGGCCTGCCTTGAGGCAGGCGTGACGGGTCTGCATCGCGAACTGATTAAGCTCGTCGGACGGTTGAAGTACCGCACGAGTTACGGTCAGAATATCCTGCATCACTCCGTTGAAGTCGCGCATTTGTCGGCACTGATGTGCGCACAGTTGGGTTTCGATGCGAAGATGGGGCGGCGCGCGGGACTGCTACACGACATCGGCAAGGCGATAGACCGCTACACGGAGGGCACCCACGTCGAAATCGGCGTGGAGTTGGCTAAAAAATACCGTGAACCGAAGATTGTGATCAACACGATTGCGGCGCATCACAACGACACCGAGTTCATTTCGCCGATCGGAGTGCTTGTCCAAGCGGCGGATGCAATATCGGGCGCCCGTCCTGGTGCGCGGCGGGAAACGCTGGAGCTTTATGTCAAGCGCCTCGAGCAGCTTGAGCAGATTGCTTCTGGTTTCAAGGGTGTGCAGAAATCGTTCGCGATTCAAGCTGGCCGCGAGATTCGGATTATCGTGGAGCCGCAGAAGGTGAGCGACTCGATGGCGGAGATGCTGGCTTCGGATATCGCCCGTAAGGTCGAAGCCGAGCTTGAGTATCCTGGTCAGATCAAAGTAACCGTTCTCAGGGAGTTCGTTGCCACCGGCGTTGCCAAGTAA
- a CDS encoding cell division protein ZapA: protein MSEVWQESTQDDAIEVRIYDRTYRLRRTADPRHMQIVAGLVDERMKRAHSLDRHRAPDDLAVLAAMQLAHELTEAQAELEQLETRLKERAREMERSLDEKLRELGA, encoded by the coding sequence ATGAGCGAAGTTTGGCAGGAAAGCACGCAGGACGACGCGATTGAGGTGCGGATCTACGACCGTACGTATCGGCTTCGGCGAACGGCTGATCCACGGCACATGCAGATCGTCGCCGGTTTGGTGGACGAGCGCATGAAGCGCGCGCATTCGCTGGACCGCCACCGCGCTCCCGACGATCTCGCGGTGTTAGCTGCGATGCAACTGGCGCACGAATTGACGGAGGCTCAGGCGGAGCTTGAGCAGCTTGAAACGCGGCTGAAGGAGCGAGCGCGGGAGATGGAGCGCTCGCTAGATGAAAAACTGCGCGAACTGGGAGCATAG
- the zapB gene encoding cell division protein ZapB, protein MDIQTLDALDQKIARLLDKMAELQDENRRVSGELATLRSEFTQSQKDLDESRRKCDSLLENQRDPQKEELIRTRISALLEKLEAA, encoded by the coding sequence ATGGACATTCAGACTCTCGACGCACTCGATCAGAAGATCGCCCGGTTGTTGGATAAGATGGCGGAATTGCAGGACGAGAATCGCCGCGTATCGGGCGAACTCGCGACCCTTCGTTCGGAATTTACCCAGTCGCAGAAGGATTTGGACGAGTCACGCCGCAAGTGCGATTCGCTGCTTGAGAATCAGCGTGACCCGCAGAAGGAAGAGCTGATTCGGACGCGAATTTCGGCGCTGCTGGAGAAGCTCGAAGCGGCATAG
- a CDS encoding phenylalanine--tRNA ligase subunit beta: MLISYSWLSEFVDLPVSPAELGDVLTMLGLEIEAEETFRPALTNVVVGEVVECAPIIGTDHLSITKTRVGAETLSIVCGAPNVRVGLKTAVMLPGSVTAAGMQIKKAKLRGHESYGMLASEEELGLAHSHAGIMELPAHWEVGAEAARYLNVPDTVYDVEVTPNRPDFLSHIGVARDVAAKYKLPWKRTPATIVEGARRAGDFVQVFLDAPSACPRYMARVLTGVKIGPSPFAMALRLLRCGIRPISNVVDVTNYVMLESGQPLHAFDARYLGGSEIRVRYAAAGELFTTLDGKEHKLTAQDLLIADARHGVALAGVMGGLNSEIREDTTDVVLECAYFDPVHVRRTAKSLGMSTDSSRRFERGCDPNQVPLVAERAIGLMQDWGGGEVWQGGVDAYPRTITPVEISFRPERASRVIGRAYDHRDVEDILTRLGCEVKSGGDTWTVKAPTYRPDLEREIDLIEEVVRVHGYDQIPTEEVSKVVLAGQDHPDHQTRRQVEDILVGAGFQQCLSLAMWNPEPRLDPPGLPAGVPVANPVTDEMKFFQGSVLPPLFRAAAANFERGDRDIRLFETTRVFREGTADDPRTWERRVVAGLLTGRRMPSHWSSAKDSVDFFDLKAVLELLGSRLTLDNCNINCYALDTSGLLTGEMLVGGERAGGFGIWPKTVCGPLDLDADVAWFELELSVLAKHRLGTARFAALPRFPLAWRDLAVVVDTEVEYRVLDGTIRQAAGECLTSIAPFDVFVSDKLGVGKKSVAMRLEFLHPDRSLDAAEVDGWMQQVIQALAERHGAVLR; this comes from the coding sequence ATGCTAATCAGCTATTCCTGGCTTTCCGAATTTGTTGATCTGCCCGTTTCTCCGGCGGAACTGGGCGATGTCCTGACAATGCTTGGTCTTGAGATTGAAGCGGAGGAGACATTCCGCCCGGCGTTGACGAATGTAGTGGTGGGTGAGGTCGTCGAATGCGCACCGATTATCGGAACGGATCACCTGTCCATTACGAAGACGCGGGTCGGCGCGGAGACGTTGTCGATTGTGTGCGGCGCGCCCAATGTACGCGTGGGTCTGAAGACCGCGGTGATGCTGCCGGGTTCCGTGACGGCAGCAGGGATGCAGATCAAGAAAGCGAAACTGCGTGGGCACGAGTCGTATGGGATGTTGGCCTCAGAGGAGGAACTGGGTCTGGCACATTCGCACGCTGGAATCATGGAGCTGCCCGCGCATTGGGAGGTCGGCGCTGAGGCCGCGCGCTATTTGAATGTGCCGGATACGGTCTATGATGTTGAGGTGACGCCAAACCGTCCCGACTTTCTGTCGCATATCGGCGTGGCGCGCGATGTGGCCGCGAAGTACAAACTCCCATGGAAACGTACACCGGCCACGATCGTTGAAGGCGCACGGCGTGCGGGCGATTTCGTGCAGGTGTTTCTCGATGCGCCGTCGGCCTGTCCGCGCTATATGGCGCGCGTGTTGACTGGCGTGAAGATAGGACCGTCGCCCTTCGCGATGGCACTGCGGCTGCTGCGGTGCGGCATACGGCCGATTTCGAATGTAGTAGATGTGACCAATTATGTGATGCTGGAGAGCGGCCAGCCGCTGCACGCATTTGATGCGCGTTACCTTGGGGGATCGGAAATTCGCGTGCGCTATGCGGCGGCGGGCGAGTTGTTCACGACGCTTGACGGAAAAGAGCACAAACTGACGGCGCAGGACCTGTTGATTGCCGACGCCCGCCATGGCGTGGCGCTGGCCGGCGTGATGGGCGGTTTGAACAGCGAAATCCGTGAAGATACGACAGACGTTGTGCTGGAATGCGCCTACTTTGATCCGGTGCACGTGCGGCGCACTGCGAAGTCGCTGGGGATGTCCACGGATTCGTCGCGGCGGTTTGAGCGCGGTTGTGATCCGAATCAGGTGCCGTTGGTGGCTGAACGCGCGATTGGACTGATGCAGGACTGGGGCGGTGGTGAGGTTTGGCAGGGAGGCGTTGACGCCTATCCGCGGACGATTACTCCAGTCGAGATCTCGTTTCGCCCGGAGCGGGCATCACGGGTGATCGGGCGGGCGTATGATCACCGCGACGTAGAGGATATTCTGACCCGTCTGGGGTGTGAGGTCAAGTCAGGCGGCGACACTTGGACTGTGAAAGCACCGACCTATCGGCCTGACCTTGAACGGGAGATTGACCTGATCGAAGAAGTCGTGCGCGTGCACGGTTACGACCAGATTCCGACTGAAGAGGTGAGCAAGGTCGTGCTGGCCGGACAGGACCACCCCGACCACCAGACCCGGCGCCAGGTCGAGGACATTTTGGTCGGAGCGGGATTTCAGCAGTGTTTGTCGCTGGCGATGTGGAATCCGGAACCGCGCCTCGACCCACCCGGTTTGCCCGCCGGAGTCCCGGTGGCCAATCCGGTGACTGATGAGATGAAGTTCTTCCAAGGGAGTGTCTTGCCACCGCTGTTTCGCGCCGCCGCCGCGAATTTTGAACGGGGTGATCGTGATATACGGTTGTTTGAGACGACTCGGGTGTTCCGGGAAGGGACGGCAGACGATCCGCGAACGTGGGAGCGGCGCGTTGTGGCCGGCCTCTTGACCGGACGGCGCATGCCCTCCCATTGGAGTTCAGCGAAGGATAGCGTGGACTTTTTCGACCTAAAGGCTGTTCTTGAGTTGTTGGGGAGCCGGCTAACGCTTGACAATTGTAATATTAATTGCTATGCTCTTGATACTTCGGGGCTTCTGACCGGTGAAATGCTGGTCGGCGGTGAACGGGCAGGCGGTTTCGGGATTTGGCCGAAGACAGTGTGTGGGCCGCTTGACCTTGATGCCGACGTTGCTTGGTTTGAACTGGAATTGTCAGTTCTCGCTAAGCACCGGCTTGGCACGGCACGGTTTGCGGCGCTGCCGCGGTTTCCGCTGGCTTGGCGGGATCTTGCTGTCGTGGTGGATACGGAGGTTGAGTATCGGGTTCTGGACGGCACAATCCGGCAGGCGGCAGGGGAGTGTCTGACGTCCATAGCGCCGTTCGACGTATTCGTTAGCGATAAGCTCGGTGTGGGTAAGAAGTCCGTGGCGATGCGATTGGAGTTTCTGCATCCTGATCGCAGTCTTGACGCCGCCGAAGTGGATGGATGGATGCAGCAGGTGATTCAGGCATTGGCCGAGCGGCACGGCGCCGTTCTGCGCTAA
- the pheS gene encoding phenylalanine--tRNA ligase subunit alpha yields MRESIEQLRREASDALNQAGDLGALEQASIKYLSRKGLVASLFKQLGQATVEERPALGQLLNELKQELEGQEALRKAALTPKATGPSFDTTLPGRLPWIGSYHPLTLVMREIVDIFARMGFRVADGPEIELVKYNFDMLNTPPWHPSRDESDTIYMPNGFVVRTETSPVQVRTMEQQQPPIRIISPGRVYRRDRPDATHSPMFHQCEGLYVDKGVTMAELKGTLLFFYRELFGHDTKLRFRPHFFPFTEPSAEVDVSCPFCHGTACRICKQTGWLEMGGCGMVDPNVLEGVGYDTETYTGYAFGLGIDRIAMLRFGIPNIRLLTDNDVRFLSQFSGLMPR; encoded by the coding sequence TTGCGCGAAAGTATCGAACAACTGCGGCGTGAAGCGAGCGACGCACTGAATCAAGCGGGCGATCTGGGCGCTCTGGAACAGGCGTCCATCAAGTATTTGTCACGCAAGGGGCTCGTCGCCAGCCTGTTCAAGCAGCTTGGGCAAGCGACGGTCGAAGAGCGGCCGGCGCTGGGGCAGCTTCTGAACGAGTTGAAACAGGAGCTCGAGGGGCAGGAAGCCTTGCGCAAAGCGGCGCTCACGCCAAAGGCCACGGGACCAAGTTTCGACACGACGCTGCCGGGACGTTTGCCGTGGATTGGGAGCTATCATCCACTGACTTTGGTGATGCGGGAAATCGTGGACATTTTTGCGCGCATGGGATTTCGTGTGGCCGACGGTCCGGAAATTGAGCTTGTGAAATACAATTTCGATATGCTCAACACGCCGCCGTGGCATCCGTCGCGCGACGAAAGCGACACGATTTATATGCCGAATGGATTCGTGGTCCGTACGGAAACGTCGCCGGTTCAGGTGCGGACGATGGAGCAGCAACAGCCGCCGATTCGCATTATCTCGCCTGGCCGAGTGTATAGGCGCGACAGACCGGATGCTACGCATTCGCCGATGTTTCATCAGTGCGAAGGGCTGTACGTGGATAAGGGCGTGACGATGGCGGAGTTGAAAGGAACCCTACTGTTCTTCTACCGCGAATTGTTTGGCCATGACACCAAGCTGCGTTTCCGTCCGCATTTCTTTCCGTTTACGGAGCCTTCTGCGGAGGTGGATGTGTCGTGTCCGTTCTGTCACGGGACTGCCTGCCGGATTTGCAAGCAAACCGGATGGCTGGAGATGGGCGGCTGCGGAATGGTGGACCCGAACGTATTGGAAGGCGTAGGCTATGATACGGAGACTTATACAGGCTATGCGTTCGGCTTGGGAATTGACCGCATCGCCATGCTGCGCTTTGGGATACCGAATATTCGATTGTTGACGGACAACGACGTGCGTTTCTTAAGTCAATTCAGCGGCCTGATGCCGCGCTAA
- the rplT gene encoding 50S ribosomal protein L20 gives MPRATNNPATRRRKNKVFRAAKGYIGRRGTLIRAATETVEKAWARSFGDRRKKKRLYRNLWVVRINAAAREHGLSYSRFISGLKQQGIALDRRQLAELAVSDPQGFKHLTEMVKAA, from the coding sequence ATGCCAAGAGCTACTAATAATCCGGCGACACGCCGCCGCAAGAATAAGGTCTTCAGGGCCGCCAAGGGGTATATCGGCCGTCGCGGCACACTGATCCGCGCGGCGACGGAGACGGTTGAGAAGGCGTGGGCGCGCAGTTTTGGCGACCGTCGCAAGAAGAAGCGCCTGTACCGCAATCTGTGGGTGGTGCGCATCAATGCGGCTGCACGTGAGCATGGCCTCAGCTACTCGCGATTTATCAGCGGGCTGAAACAGCAGGGAATCGCCCTCGACCGTCGTCAGCTTGCCGAATTGGCCGTGAGTGACCCGCAAGGATTCAAGCACTTGACCGAGATGGTCAAGGCGGCGTAA
- the rpmI gene encoding 50S ribosomal protein L35 yields the protein MPKMKSKRAMAKRCKVTGSGKVVFYKTRRRHKLTHKTTAQKNRLTGTHEFVGGELAKVKKMMAMA from the coding sequence ATGCCGAAGATGAAATCCAAGCGCGCGATGGCGAAGCGCTGCAAAGTAACGGGTTCGGGCAAGGTGGTGTTCTACAAGACCCGCCGTCGCCACAAATTGACTCACAAGACGACCGCGCAGAAGAACCGTTTGACGGGCACGCATGAGTTTGTGGGTGGTGAGCTTGCCAAGGTCAAGAAGATGATGGCAATGGCGTAG
- a CDS encoding translation initiation factor IF-3, translated as MRTPPPTTKANSTRINEHIIAPEVRVIGSDGEQIGVMHPAKALELARAEELDLVEIASAATPPVVRIMDFGKFKYSVAKKDKSSRKKSASSTLKTIRLSPSTDDHDLLTKARMARRFIEEGSKVKVSIWFRGRMITHQEFGVRMMERIAQEVADVAKAEAPPKMEGSNQMMMMLIRK; from the coding sequence CTGCGCACCCCACCCCCCACGACCAAGGCTAATTCCACTCGCATCAACGAGCATATCATCGCGCCCGAGGTGCGGGTCATTGGCAGTGACGGAGAACAGATCGGGGTAATGCATCCGGCGAAGGCGCTGGAGCTGGCGCGGGCGGAGGAGTTGGATTTGGTCGAGATTGCGTCGGCTGCGACTCCGCCGGTGGTGCGGATCATGGACTTTGGTAAGTTCAAGTACAGCGTCGCAAAGAAGGATAAGAGTTCGCGCAAGAAGTCAGCGAGTTCGACGCTCAAGACAATCCGATTGTCACCTTCGACGGACGATCACGATTTACTAACGAAGGCGCGGATGGCGCGGCGGTTCATTGAAGAAGGTTCGAAGGTCAAGGTCTCCATCTGGTTTCGCGGGCGCATGATTACTCACCAGGAGTTTGGCGTTCGAATGATGGAACGCATCGCGCAGGAAGTGGCGGACGTTGCCAAAGCTGAGGCGCCTCCGAAGATGGAAGGCTCCAATCAGATGATGATGATGCTGATAAGAAAGTAA
- the thrS gene encoding threonine--tRNA ligase produces MSEIRIEFEDGQSVAVQPGVKPFDLLPAGKEVGAQGVLSSLLDDAIWDLHRPLERGGKLRFIGFDQPEGRFVYWHSAAHLMAHAVKELWPESQLAIGPPIADGFYYDIDSPHVFTQEDFPVIEDKMREISKRNLPLIRKDLDDAAARMLFNKLGESYKIELINDLNESLTVYEQGDFVDLCRGPHLDRTSRIKHFKILSVAGAYWRGDEKNKMLQRLYATAYPTKELLEEHLHRIEEAAKRDHRKLGKQLDLFSFHNESPGAVFFHPRGQIIWDEITRYWRAKHYAADYREVRTPFVMNEELWHKSGHYEHYRENMYFTEVDEQSYALKPMNCPGHCLVYGTHQVSYRDLPLKLCELGTVHRYEKSGVLHGLFRVRVFTQDDAHIYVMPEQIEEEVAKVVRFIFEMYRDFGFEDFRVELSTRPESRTGSDEVWDQAEGALANALTNMGVPYKLNPGDGAFYGPKIDFHIKDAIGRTWQCGTVQCDFSMPMRFGLEYIGADGGRHTPVMIHRALLGSMERFIGILIEHYAGDLPLWLSPEQIRILPVSDKTIDYATGVAAELNARGIRAHLDDRNEKLGFKIRDAELNKIPYMAVIGPKEAESAQVSLRRRKEGDLGGLSVEATAERLLNEIRTRTTH; encoded by the coding sequence ATGTCAGAAATCAGAATAGAATTTGAGGACGGCCAGTCCGTCGCGGTACAGCCCGGCGTGAAGCCATTTGACCTCCTGCCCGCGGGCAAGGAGGTTGGCGCGCAGGGAGTGTTGTCATCGCTGTTAGACGACGCGATTTGGGATTTGCATCGGCCTTTGGAGCGCGGCGGTAAGCTGCGGTTCATCGGTTTTGATCAGCCTGAAGGCCGATTTGTCTATTGGCATAGCGCCGCGCATTTGATGGCGCACGCGGTCAAGGAGCTGTGGCCGGAATCGCAACTGGCAATTGGACCGCCGATTGCGGACGGCTTCTACTATGATATTGACTCGCCGCACGTTTTCACGCAGGAAGATTTTCCTGTGATTGAAGACAAGATGCGCGAGATTTCGAAGCGCAATTTGCCGTTGATTCGCAAGGACCTTGACGACGCGGCGGCGCGCATGCTCTTTAACAAGCTGGGCGAGTCGTACAAGATTGAATTGATCAACGATCTGAATGAGTCGTTGACGGTTTACGAACAGGGCGACTTTGTGGATTTGTGCCGCGGTCCACATCTGGATCGGACGAGCCGGATCAAGCACTTCAAGATTCTGTCCGTGGCCGGCGCGTATTGGCGCGGTGACGAAAAGAATAAGATGCTGCAGCGGCTTTATGCGACCGCGTATCCCACCAAGGAGTTGCTCGAAGAGCATCTGCACAGGATTGAAGAGGCGGCGAAGCGCGACCATCGTAAGCTGGGCAAGCAGCTCGATCTGTTCAGCTTCCATAACGAATCGCCGGGCGCGGTTTTCTTTCATCCGCGCGGGCAGATTATCTGGGACGAGATTACTCGTTATTGGCGAGCGAAGCACTACGCGGCGGACTATCGCGAAGTGCGCACTCCGTTCGTGATGAACGAAGAGCTGTGGCACAAGTCAGGCCATTACGAGCACTACCGGGAGAACATGTACTTCACCGAAGTGGATGAGCAGTCCTATGCGTTGAAGCCGATGAACTGTCCGGGTCACTGTCTGGTCTATGGTACGCACCAGGTATCGTACCGCGATCTGCCGCTGAAGCTGTGTGAATTGGGCACGGTACACCGCTATGAAAAGAGCGGCGTGCTGCATGGACTCTTCCGTGTGCGGGTGTTTACTCAGGACGACGCGCACATCTACGTCATGCCCGAGCAGATTGAGGAAGAAGTCGCCAAGGTTGTGCGCTTCATCTTTGAAATGTATCGTGACTTCGGATTTGAGGATTTCCGCGTGGAGCTTTCTACTCGTCCGGAATCGCGTACCGGTTCTGATGAAGTATGGGATCAGGCGGAAGGGGCGCTGGCCAATGCGCTGACGAACATGGGAGTCCCCTACAAGCTGAATCCCGGTGACGGCGCGTTCTACGGCCCAAAGATTGACTTCCACATCAAGGATGCGATCGGCCGGACATGGCAGTGTGGGACGGTGCAGTGCGATTTCTCGATGCCGATGCGATTCGGTCTGGAATATATCGGCGCGGACGGCGGCCGGCATACTCCGGTGATGATTCACCGTGCGCTGCTGGGTTCAATGGAGCGCTTCATCGGCATTTTGATCGAGCACTACGCGGGCGATTTGCCGCTGTGGCTGTCGCCGGAGCAGATCCGGATTCTGCCGGTTTCGGACAAGACCATTGACTACGCGACTGGTGTTGCCGCCGAGCTGAACGCTCGCGGGATTCGCGCGCATCTTGATGACCGCAACGAGAAGTTGGGCTTCAAGATTCGCGACGCCGAGCTGAACAAGATTCCCTACATGGCCGTAATCGGCCCGAAGGAAGCTGAGAGCGCTCAAGTATCGCTGCGCCGCCGTAAAGAGGGCGACTTGGGCGGCCTGAGCGTTGAAGCGACGGCTGAACGCCTGTTAAACGAAATTCGTACTCGCACGACTCATTAA